A genomic region of Sulfobacillus acidophilus DSM 10332 contains the following coding sequences:
- a CDS encoding Integrase catalytic region (PFAM: Integrase core domain~COGs: COG4584 Transposase and inactivated derivatives~InterPro IPR001584~KEGG: tmr:Tmar_0341 integrase~PFAM: Integrase, catalytic core~SPTR: Integrase catalytic region) — protein MARYHQKESISAIRKATGRDRKTIAKIVADQTDEHAPGRRTRPSKRDPYTEYIAERWAQGCHNAQVLWEELQAQGFTGSLSLVKQQVAPLRPQRGVAPTPRFETAPGEQAQCDWADFGPLVYPDGPRKLYIFVYTMGYSRRMYVEFVHDQRQETLFACLEHAFAYFGCVPGPILSDNMTPMVVSHPFDGEVVWNPRFAAFAAFHGFRPKAARPYRARTKGKVERTVQYVRHNFWPRVPEAITLEGLNALVVRWAADRDQRMHGTTFARPADRWAADYAGAAPYDPTRLWAFGEQWDRKVTVDAFVHWEGHRFAVPWESAGHVVQVRRTAPDGIEIRQDQRVLASYPLPTEPHQVVGAAMGHASAPPERVPQQPVARRRTLTVPAETVPDTRDLSVYERVVPV, from the coding sequence ATGGCGCGATATCACCAAAAGGAAAGCATCAGTGCCATTCGCAAAGCCACAGGCCGGGATCGCAAGACGATTGCCAAGATCGTGGCGGATCAGACAGACGAGCACGCCCCAGGCCGGCGTACTCGTCCCAGTAAACGCGATCCCTACACCGAGTATATCGCAGAGCGGTGGGCCCAGGGCTGTCACAATGCCCAGGTGCTCTGGGAAGAGTTGCAGGCCCAAGGGTTTACCGGCAGCCTAAGTTTAGTCAAGCAACAGGTGGCGCCGCTGCGTCCGCAGCGGGGCGTGGCTCCCACCCCGCGATTTGAAACCGCACCCGGCGAACAAGCCCAATGCGACTGGGCGGATTTCGGCCCGTTGGTCTATCCCGACGGGCCGCGGAAACTCTATATTTTCGTGTACACGATGGGGTATTCCCGTCGCATGTATGTCGAGTTTGTCCACGATCAGCGACAAGAGACCTTGTTTGCCTGCTTAGAGCATGCATTCGCCTATTTCGGGTGTGTGCCAGGCCCGATCTTGTCGGATAACATGACGCCCATGGTCGTATCGCATCCCTTTGACGGGGAGGTCGTGTGGAATCCCCGCTTCGCGGCGTTTGCCGCGTTCCATGGCTTTCGCCCGAAGGCGGCTCGCCCCTACCGCGCCCGCACAAAGGGCAAGGTGGAGCGGACGGTGCAGTATGTCCGCCACAACTTTTGGCCCCGGGTTCCGGAGGCCATCACCCTCGAGGGGTTGAATGCCCTGGTGGTGCGCTGGGCCGCCGACCGCGATCAGCGGATGCACGGCACCACCTTTGCCCGGCCCGCCGACCGCTGGGCGGCGGATTATGCCGGTGCGGCCCCCTACGATCCCACGCGGCTCTGGGCCTTCGGGGAACAGTGGGACCGCAAGGTCACCGTCGATGCCTTTGTGCATTGGGAAGGGCATCGGTTTGCCGTCCCGTGGGAATCGGCCGGACACGTGGTCCAGGTTCGGCGCACCGCGCCGGATGGCATCGAAATTCGCCAGGATCAGCGCGTTTTGGCCAGCTATCCGCTTCCCACCGAACCCCACCAAGTGGTGGGAGCGGCGATGGGGCATGCAAGCGCGCCGCCCGAACGGGTGCCCCAACAACCCGTCGCCCGCCGGCGGACCCTCACGGTCCCGGCGGAGACGGTCCCGGACACCCGGGATTTAAGCGTCTATGAGCGAGTGGTGCCCGTATGA
- a CDS encoding transposase mutator type (PFAM: Transposase, Mutator family~COGs: COG3328 Transposase and inactivated derivatives~InterPro IPR001207~KEGG: sth:STH2279 transposase~PFAM: Transposase, mutator type~SPTR: Transposase) translates to MASSITKKSRSEQTLTVPWVDILQDAEDGLLALSIRVGLQVLQQMMAAEVEQLAGPKGRHDPQRQAVRHGTEVGSVFLGDRKISVSHPRVRAADGSEEIPLDTYHQFQDPTLATQAVLERMLYGLASRQQRHADAAFESAMEQPGPSKSTVSRRFIQATQQALDRFLQRRLDDRTWVVVMIDGLRVADHMVVGALGIDAEGHKRVLGLVEGATENHTVVTALLQDLITRGLTAAHGLLVVIDGAKALAKAVREVWGDRVLIQRCQIHKQRNVLDHLPKSAENRVRQRLRKAYQEPDADKAAQALEALAKELERDHPGAAGSLREGLEETLTVQRLGLPGLLRQTLANTNAMESLNSQFRTHAQNVKHWTNGQQVLRWLASASFFIEDTLTRIPGYREIPVLQTALKSAVAHKPEQKTEQIG, encoded by the coding sequence GTGGCTTCCAGTATAACGAAAAAGTCCCGCTCGGAACAGACGCTGACCGTGCCGTGGGTAGACATTCTCCAGGATGCGGAAGACGGCTTATTGGCGCTGTCGATCCGGGTCGGATTGCAGGTCTTGCAACAGATGATGGCGGCCGAGGTGGAGCAGTTAGCGGGGCCTAAAGGACGTCATGATCCGCAACGCCAAGCGGTCCGACACGGGACCGAAGTCGGGAGCGTCTTTTTGGGGGATCGCAAAATCTCCGTTTCGCACCCACGGGTGCGGGCAGCCGATGGCTCGGAGGAAATTCCGTTAGACACCTACCATCAGTTTCAGGACCCGACGCTGGCGACCCAAGCCGTACTGGAACGGATGCTGTATGGCTTAGCGAGCCGCCAGCAGCGCCATGCCGATGCCGCCTTTGAATCCGCGATGGAGCAGCCGGGCCCCAGCAAAAGCACGGTGAGCCGGCGCTTTATCCAAGCCACCCAACAGGCCCTCGACCGCTTCCTCCAACGCCGGTTGGATGACCGGACGTGGGTTGTGGTGATGATCGATGGTTTGCGCGTGGCCGACCACATGGTGGTCGGGGCCTTAGGGATTGATGCGGAAGGCCACAAACGCGTACTGGGATTGGTGGAAGGGGCCACCGAAAATCATACCGTGGTCACGGCCTTATTACAGGATCTGATCACCCGCGGCCTGACGGCCGCGCACGGATTACTCGTGGTCATCGATGGCGCCAAGGCCTTAGCCAAAGCGGTGCGCGAGGTCTGGGGGGATCGCGTCCTCATCCAACGCTGCCAAATTCACAAGCAACGGAATGTGCTGGACCACCTGCCGAAATCGGCCGAAAATCGTGTCCGCCAGCGCTTACGGAAAGCGTATCAAGAACCGGATGCGGACAAGGCCGCCCAGGCATTAGAAGCGCTCGCGAAAGAGCTTGAACGGGACCATCCCGGCGCCGCCGGGAGCCTCCGAGAAGGGTTGGAAGAGACCCTCACCGTGCAGCGTTTGGGTCTTCCGGGCCTCTTGCGCCAAACGTTGGCCAACACCAATGCCATGGAATCTCTTAACAGTCAATTTCGGACCCATGCGCAGAACGTCAAACATTGGACCAATGGGCAACAAGTCTTACGCTGGTTGGCGTCGGCGAGCTTTTTCATCGAAGACACGTTGACGCGGATCCCGGGCTATCGCGAGATTCCCGTGTTGCAAACGGCCTTAAAATCAGCAGTGGCGCATAAACCCGAACAAAAAACCGAGCAAATCGGTTAA
- a CDS encoding hypothetical protein (KEGG: eha:Ethha_1818 hypothetical protein~SPTR: Putative uncharacterized protein;~manually curated), whose translation MNPAATRPWAYICSPFRADTPEQQARHVAWARQMARQAWDDGYWPIVPHLYAPQFLDDADPVERAWGLQWGLDLLDRCVVMYVWAGGPPSAGMAAEIASAQQQGLPVRPWIPTEGGLPDVSTGNNDDAAIG comes from the coding sequence ATGAATCCGGCCGCTACTCGTCCGTGGGCCTACATCTGCTCGCCCTTTCGGGCCGACACACCGGAGCAGCAGGCGCGACACGTGGCCTGGGCCCGGCAGATGGCGCGGCAGGCGTGGGACGACGGGTATTGGCCCATTGTGCCGCATTTGTATGCGCCACAGTTTTTGGACGACGCCGATCCGGTCGAGCGGGCCTGGGGACTCCAATGGGGGCTCGACCTCCTCGACCGGTGCGTCGTGATGTACGTGTGGGCCGGCGGCCCCCCGAGTGCCGGGATGGCGGCGGAAATCGCCAGCGCCCAGCAGCAGGGCCTGCCGGTTCGGCCGTGGATCCCTACAGAAGGAGGTCTCCCCGATGTTTCAACCGGCAACAACGACGACGCCGCAATCGGTTAG
- a CDS encoding hypothetical protein (KEGG: pjd:Pjdr2_6112 transposase IS4 family protein~SPTR: Transposase IS4 family protein) has protein sequence MAAQLTQWEDRLRPQPVEHDPGSPASPTEANAIAAHPTDSSGTAEGSPPSLTPDQRKRAIRLVKKLRQESLPRLAKYEAQRKTLGDRNRFSKTDPDATFMRMKDDHLNKGQLKPAYHGQIGTENQFIVGFSVHQRPGDTLCLILHWDHLKQQLGQLPQTIVADAGYGSKENNAYLDHHRRTAVVKFNTYRLEKTPRWKAQIKRVEKLKPADRISVSHLVDAVPQWLADHRSHWLYGRQGLPTHRPFVTEVASR, from the coding sequence TTGGCGGCCCAACTCACACAGTGGGAAGACCGGTTGCGGCCGCAACCGGTGGAGCATGATCCGGGATCCCCGGCATCGCCCACTGAAGCGAATGCGATCGCGGCGCATCCGACCGATTCGTCGGGAACGGCCGAGGGCAGCCCCCCGTCCTTGACGCCCGATCAGCGGAAGCGGGCGATCCGGCTGGTCAAGAAGCTCCGTCAGGAGAGTCTCCCCCGGCTCGCGAAATATGAGGCGCAACGGAAGACGCTGGGCGATCGGAATCGCTTTAGCAAGACGGATCCGGATGCGACCTTCATGCGAATGAAAGATGACCATCTCAATAAAGGACAGTTGAAGCCCGCTTATCATGGGCAAATCGGCACGGAAAATCAATTCATCGTGGGCTTTAGTGTCCATCAACGCCCCGGGGATACCCTTTGCCTGATTCTGCATTGGGACCACCTGAAACAGCAACTCGGTCAATTGCCTCAGACCATTGTGGCCGATGCCGGATACGGGAGTAAAGAAAATAACGCATATCTCGACCACCATCGCCGCACGGCGGTGGTCAAATTCAACACCTATCGTCTGGAGAAAACCCCGAGATGGAAAGCCCAAATAAAACGGGTCGAAAAGTTGAAGCCGGCGGATCGGATTTCCGTCTCGCATCTCGTGGATGCCGTTCCGCAGTGGCTGGCCGACCACCGCTCGCATTGGCTCTATGGGCGACAAGGGCTTCCGACGCATCGTCCTTTCGTCACGGAGGTCGCTTCCCGATGA
- a CDS encoding Integrase catalytic region (PFAM: Mu transposase, C-terminal; Integrase core domain~InterPro IPR001584:IPR015378~KEGG: sth:STH2720 transposase~PFAM: Integrase, catalytic core; Transposase-like, Mu, C-terminal~SPTR: Transposase), giving the protein MTNAERDAWALFRYRLISPLLDPAVSAADRAAYWAFLRDHPPTTPDGQVWVPSSRSIQRYCAAYRAGGLDALRPQRRRDHGTRRAFSDPLWVQAVALKREVPERSADQVMALLRAWAPTAGLDAGLVDRMRRSTLYRHWASAGITRRRLRTAAPKRYRRWEAPEPGALWQSDIMNGPYLPDPTPEDPQRKRPTYCWVLMDDYSRRIVAGQFAWQADLTVLEDLLWEALQRWGAPQRLYVDNGGPYSSDRLATICARLNIRLIHATPYEPAGKGKQERLWGHVQSSFLPELRAQPADSLGQLNTWFQAWCEEHYHRRVHSETGEPPLVRWGRGGCHRPLSWEALRAAFRVEVTRRVDKTGQLRWAGHRWVVPEGLLQAEVQLRFDPHQPDTIDVWYHDAYDGRAVRADQLTQPPAADAPSTPPASTGLSYLTVLEARQRARRPAGLRYRPPEEEGPL; this is encoded by the coding sequence ATGACCAACGCAGAACGGGACGCGTGGGCGTTGTTTCGCTATCGGCTCATCAGCCCGCTCTTGGATCCGGCTGTCTCGGCCGCCGATCGAGCCGCCTATTGGGCCTTTTTACGCGATCATCCCCCGACCACGCCGGATGGCCAGGTGTGGGTCCCCTCGTCCCGGAGCATCCAACGCTATTGTGCCGCCTATCGGGCGGGCGGCCTGGACGCCTTACGCCCCCAGCGCCGCCGCGATCATGGGACGCGCCGAGCGTTTTCTGACCCCCTCTGGGTGCAGGCGGTAGCCCTGAAGCGGGAAGTTCCCGAACGCAGCGCCGATCAGGTCATGGCCCTTTTGCGGGCGTGGGCTCCCACCGCGGGCCTCGACGCCGGCCTGGTGGACCGCATGCGCCGGTCGACCCTGTATCGGCATTGGGCATCTGCGGGCATCACCCGGCGGCGCTTACGCACCGCGGCACCCAAACGCTATCGGCGCTGGGAAGCGCCGGAGCCGGGGGCGCTATGGCAAAGTGATATCATGAACGGGCCGTATCTGCCCGACCCGACGCCGGAGGATCCGCAGCGCAAACGTCCCACGTATTGTTGGGTCTTAATGGACGACTATTCCCGGCGCATTGTCGCCGGCCAGTTTGCCTGGCAAGCCGATCTCACGGTATTGGAAGACTTACTGTGGGAGGCGCTGCAGCGCTGGGGTGCTCCCCAGCGCTTGTATGTGGACAACGGGGGGCCCTATAGCAGTGATCGCCTTGCCACGATTTGTGCTCGGCTCAATATTCGGCTCATCCATGCGACCCCCTACGAGCCCGCCGGCAAAGGCAAACAAGAACGCCTCTGGGGCCATGTGCAGTCCTCGTTTTTGCCGGAGTTGCGGGCACAACCCGCCGACTCCTTGGGCCAACTCAACACCTGGTTTCAGGCCTGGTGCGAAGAGCACTATCATCGGCGGGTCCACAGCGAAACGGGCGAGCCGCCCCTCGTCCGTTGGGGGCGGGGCGGCTGTCATCGGCCCCTCAGCTGGGAAGCCTTGCGCGCCGCTTTTCGCGTCGAGGTCACCCGGCGGGTGGACAAAACGGGCCAACTGCGCTGGGCCGGCCACCGCTGGGTCGTCCCGGAAGGCTTGTTGCAAGCGGAGGTTCAGCTCCGGTTTGATCCCCACCAACCCGATACGATCGACGTCTGGTATCACGACGCATATGACGGGCGGGCGGTGCGCGCCGATCAGCTGACACAGCCGCCCGCTGCGGACGCGCCCTCGACCCCTCCTGCGTCAACCGGCCTGAGTTATCTCACCGTCCTGGAAGCGCGGCAGCGAGCCCGCCGCCCGGCGGGCCTCCGCTACCGCCCCCCGGAAGAGGAGGGACCGCTATGA
- a CDS encoding transposase IS3/IS911 family protein (PFAM: Integrase core domain; Transposase~InterPro IPR002514~KEGG: bts:Btus_1669 transposase IS3/IS911 family protein~PFAM: Transposase IS3/IS911~SPTR: Transposase IS3/IS911 family protein;~manually curated), which translates to MTKQKRYSATFKSQVVLEMLKEEKTVSQIAAEYGIHPSQLHRWKRQALENFPQLFTESQVLQQQAQAHQQQLTELYAEIGKLTTQVEWLKKKNLASTLTRDERITLLDRGVDTLPLTTQAALLSLNRSSLYYRPVGPDAEEIALKHRIDEIYTDRPFYGSRRITAQLNREGYTVNRKRVQRYMREMGIWGLAPGPQTSTRHPQHPVYPYLLNGVTPAYPNHVWGIDVTYIRLVHGWLYLVAIIDWYSRFVVAWELSETLELPFVLTAAERALSIATPTIWNHDQGSHFTSPQYTALLLAKEVQISMDSKGRALDNVLTERLWRSVKYEEVYLHDYRSPREARSGLSRYFTFYNYHRLHQSLGYTPPAAWYTPLPSLAGSGVSRD; encoded by the exons ATGACGAAACAAAAGCGGTATTCCGCTACCTTCAAGAGCCAAGTGGTGCTCGAAATGCTCAAGGAAGAAAAAACCGTTAGCCAGATTGCTGCCGAATACGGCATTCATCCCAGTCAATTGCATCGCTGGAAGCGCCAGGCGCTCGAGAATTTTCCGCAGTTGTTTACCGAGTCCCAAGTACTCCAACAACAGGCCCAAGCCCACCAACAACAGCTGACCGAGCTGTATGCGGAAATCGGGAAACTGACCACCCAGGTCGAGTGGCTTAAAAAAAAA AATCTGGCCTCGACCCTGACCCGCGATGAACGGATCACCTTGCTGGATCGGGGAGTGGATACCCTGCCGTTGACGACGCAAGCCGCGTTGTTAAGCCTCAACCGCTCGAGCCTCTATTACCGGCCCGTCGGGCCGGATGCCGAGGAGATCGCGCTGAAGCATCGCATCGATGAAATTTACACCGATCGACCGTTTTACGGATCCCGGCGAATAACGGCTCAGTTGAACCGTGAGGGTTACACCGTGAACCGCAAACGCGTGCAGCGCTATATGCGGGAGATGGGGATCTGGGGGCTCGCGCCGGGCCCCCAGACCAGCACTCGCCATCCCCAGCACCCGGTGTATCCGTATTTATTGAACGGTGTCACGCCGGCGTATCCTAATCATGTGTGGGGGATTGACGTGACCTATATCCGGTTGGTACATGGTTGGCTTTACCTGGTGGCCATTATTGATTGGTATTCCCGGTTTGTCGTGGCGTGGGAGCTCTCCGAAACGTTGGAACTGCCCTTTGTGCTCACGGCCGCGGAGCGGGCGTTGTCCATCGCCACTCCGACCATTTGGAATCATGATCAAGGCAGCCATTTTACCAGCCCCCAATACACGGCCTTGTTGTTGGCTAAGGAGGTACAAATCAGCATGGACAGTAAAGGGCGAGCGTTGGACAATGTGTTGACGGAACGGCTGTGGCGCAGCGTGAAATATGAAGAAGTCTATCTACACGATTACCGTTCACCACGGGAAGCCCGATCAGGCTTGAGCCGATACTTTACGTTCTATAACTATCACCGGCTGCATCAATCCTTAGGCTACACGCCACCCGCGGCCTGGTATACGCCCCTCCCGTCCCTCGCCGGGAGTGGGGTTTCCCGGGATTGA
- a CDS encoding single-strand binding protein (PFAM: Single-strand binding protein family~TIGRFAM: single stranded DNA-binding protein (ssb)~COGs: COG0629 Single-stranded DNA-binding protein~InterPro IPR011344:IPR000424~KEGG: tmr:Tmar_2354 single-strand binding protein~PFAM: Primosome PriB/single-strand DNA-binding~SPTR: Single-stranded DNA-binding protein;~TIGRFAM: Single-strand DNA-binding), translating to MLNQVTLIGRLTRDPEVRYAQNGKAVAGFSVAVDRPVANADGKRDADFIDCVAWDKLGETVGNHLTKGRLVAVEGRLQIRSYEAQDGTKRRVTEVVCRNVQFLDAPKKAQSSESGPAPADEELPDDLPF from the coding sequence ATGTTAAACCAAGTGACGTTGATTGGCCGCTTGACCCGGGACCCGGAGGTGCGGTACGCCCAAAACGGCAAGGCGGTGGCCGGCTTTTCGGTCGCCGTGGACCGGCCGGTGGCGAACGCCGACGGCAAGCGCGACGCCGACTTCATCGACTGTGTGGCGTGGGACAAACTCGGGGAAACCGTGGGCAACCACTTGACGAAGGGGCGGTTGGTGGCCGTGGAAGGGCGGCTACAGATTCGGTCGTACGAGGCCCAAGACGGGACGAAGCGGCGGGTGACCGAGGTGGTGTGCCGGAACGTGCAGTTTCTCGATGCGCCGAAGAAGGCTCAGAGCTCCGAGAGTGGTCCGGCCCCGGCCGACGAAGAGCTCCCGGATGACCTGCCGTTCTAA
- a CDS encoding glycosyl transferase family 2 (PFAM: GSPII_E N-terminal domain; Glycosyl transferase family 2~COGs: COG1215 Glycosyltransferase probably involved in cell wall biogenesis~InterPro IPR001173~KEGG: bts:Btus_2121 glycosyl transferase family 2~PFAM: Glycosyl transferase, family 2~SPTR: Glycosyl transferase family 2) → MPRESENWTSADQSPWRRGEPFGAFLVRTERLPPAAVEHVLAEQHRHGGRFGWIAHHLGYLSRFEFLRALAVYYGVPFWDTMTDERLAGVDATLWQSVTVSDLLAYETIPVRWWAPGVLECWTLNPVSTPVMAWLQAHWQPTAYAWVVLSEQAWQTVVHRFWGSLLTEEAVDRLAVTQSAFSAERVITPKQGVAGMLGVGLYGSAWIVSPHVALLGTVLGLWAGFAGFWAMKLLWGLATWVSGHDRTLGVSDPLDSSGDAWPVYTVLVPLYHEPPAVVHALIQSLAALDYPANKLDVLFLVEADDTETIDAVKAARPPWHIRIIRIADSLPRPKPKACNYGLQYARGQFLVIYDAEDRPDPAQLQVAVRAFRAASGSVVLQAALNFYNATQNVLTRAFALEYALWFDALLPGLTRFGWPIPLGGTSNHFETATLRRLQGWDPYNVTEDADLGLRAAALGVRAQALASTTWEEATSRLGNWIWQRSRWIKGYMQTTLVYTRRPVDVARQMGWGAYGGVMTLVAGTPWVLLTAPVAWVLGMLVWMDPAAVGSVRDPSLRVALLGLLIVGYGTLIVAHGIAGWRRGYRWALWIALILPIYWALASAAAWLALYELMTRPSYWYRTRHGDAENASSSPAPPLSLTVR, encoded by the coding sequence GTGCCCCGTGAGTCAGAGAACTGGACTTCGGCAGACCAGAGTCCTTGGCGGCGCGGTGAACCCTTTGGCGCGTTTTTGGTGCGGACGGAGCGGTTGCCGCCAGCCGCGGTGGAGCATGTTCTTGCCGAGCAGCACCGGCATGGCGGGCGGTTCGGATGGATTGCACATCATTTAGGCTATTTGTCGCGCTTCGAGTTTTTGCGGGCCTTGGCAGTTTATTACGGCGTGCCGTTTTGGGATACCATGACCGACGAGCGCCTCGCGGGTGTCGATGCAACATTGTGGCAATCTGTGACCGTATCGGATCTGTTAGCGTATGAAACGATTCCCGTGCGGTGGTGGGCGCCTGGGGTACTCGAGTGTTGGACCTTGAATCCCGTCAGCACGCCTGTCATGGCGTGGCTGCAAGCCCATTGGCAACCGACCGCTTATGCGTGGGTCGTCCTGTCCGAACAAGCCTGGCAAACCGTTGTTCATCGATTCTGGGGATCTCTGCTGACGGAAGAAGCCGTGGATCGGCTGGCGGTGACTCAGTCGGCCTTTTCGGCCGAGCGGGTGATCACTCCAAAGCAAGGGGTCGCCGGCATGCTGGGCGTCGGCCTTTATGGCAGTGCCTGGATCGTCTCGCCCCATGTCGCCCTCCTCGGCACCGTTTTGGGGCTCTGGGCTGGATTTGCCGGATTTTGGGCAATGAAATTGCTGTGGGGCTTGGCCACATGGGTGTCCGGCCACGACCGAACACTTGGCGTCTCGGACCCATTGGATTCCTCCGGCGACGCATGGCCAGTGTATACGGTGTTAGTTCCGCTCTATCACGAGCCACCGGCGGTGGTTCACGCTCTGATTCAGAGTTTAGCGGCGTTAGATTATCCCGCGAACAAATTGGACGTCTTGTTTCTGGTCGAAGCCGACGACACGGAGACCATTGACGCCGTCAAGGCTGCTCGTCCCCCCTGGCATATTCGGATAATTCGCATTGCCGATAGTTTACCTCGCCCGAAACCGAAAGCCTGCAACTATGGGTTGCAGTACGCCCGGGGTCAGTTTCTCGTCATTTATGATGCGGAAGATCGACCGGATCCCGCTCAGTTACAGGTTGCTGTTCGTGCGTTTCGGGCGGCGTCCGGTTCCGTCGTGTTGCAAGCGGCTCTCAATTTTTATAATGCGACACAGAATGTCTTGACTCGGGCCTTTGCGTTGGAATACGCGCTCTGGTTTGATGCGTTGTTACCGGGATTAACCCGGTTCGGCTGGCCCATTCCCTTGGGCGGCACGTCCAATCATTTTGAGACGGCGACGCTGCGGCGACTCCAGGGGTGGGATCCCTATAACGTGACAGAAGATGCCGATTTGGGGCTCCGCGCGGCCGCCTTGGGGGTTCGCGCGCAGGCGTTGGCGTCGACCACCTGGGAAGAAGCTACATCGCGTCTGGGCAATTGGATTTGGCAGCGATCCCGGTGGATTAAAGGCTACATGCAGACCACGTTAGTCTATACCCGCCGACCGGTGGATGTGGCTCGTCAGATGGGGTGGGGTGCGTATGGGGGTGTGATGACGCTGGTGGCCGGTACGCCCTGGGTTTTGTTAACAGCTCCCGTGGCCTGGGTTCTTGGAATGTTGGTTTGGATGGATCCGGCGGCTGTCGGGAGCGTCCGTGATCCAAGCCTTCGGGTCGCCTTGCTGGGGCTGTTGATCGTAGGGTATGGTACCTTAATCGTCGCGCATGGGATCGCGGGCTGGCGCCGCGGATATCGCTGGGCTCTTTGGATTGCGCTGATCTTGCCGATCTATTGGGCGTTGGCCTCGGCAGCAGCCTGGCTGGCCCTTTATGAATTGATGACCCGTCCGTCGTATTGGTACCGAACCCGTCATGGGGATGCCGAAAATGCCTCCTCGTCTCCCGCACCTCCCCTATCCTTGACGGTTCGGTGA